A genomic segment from Bufo bufo chromosome 8, aBufBuf1.1, whole genome shotgun sequence encodes:
- the SLC39A7 gene encoding zinc transporter SLC39A7 isoform X2, translating into MAAHWLRRCAVLAALSVLISAAFAQDVHHGHSHGHQGHSHGHHGHSHGHHGHSHEDHHGHGHSHEDHHGHSHEDHHGHGHGHEDLHHGHGHDDLTEFKNRWTMGDAPSRGAAEERAKREALPPSPHDSREKMEPVTLWTYAICATLLISAAPFFILFLIPVQSNSSQHQSLLKLLLSFASGGLLGDAFLHLIPHALEPHSHHQPDEEAHGSHGHGHSHDHSHAHMMSVGLWVLAGIIAFLVVEKFVRHLKGQDGHGHSHESKPNSAKEKEEKQDGKDGVRQRSKEASTKSGKSGKEKPRTDMTVSGYLNLAADFTHNFTDGLAIGASFLVSSSVGIVTTITILLHEVPHEIGDFAILVQSGCTKRKAMMLQLSTALGALAGTACSLLAEGIGEAATLWILPFTAGGFIYIATVSVIPELLKDSRPVQSVMETFGLLLGVAMMVLIAQFE; encoded by the exons ATGGCGGCTCATTGGCTGAGAAGATGCGCGGTCCTCGCCGCGCTCAGCGTCCTGATAAGTGCTGCGTTTGCTCAGGATGTGCATCATGGTCATAGCCACGGGCATCAGGGCCACAGTCATGGTCATCATGGCCACAGTCATGGTCATCACGGCCACAGCCATGAAGACCACCATGGTCACGGCCACAGCCATGAAGACCACCACGGCCACAGCCATGAAGACCACCATGGTC ACGGCCACGGTCATGAAGATCTCCACCACGGTCATGGTCATGACGATCTTACAGAATTTAAGAACCGCTGGACCATGGGAGATGCCCCGTCTCGGGGAGCTGCAGAGGAACGTGCGAAGAGAGAAGCCCTACCGCCTTCCCCTCATGACTCCAGAGAGAAGATGGAGCCGGTGACGCTCTGGACCTAT GCGATATGTGCCACGCTGCTGATCTCCGCCGCTCCTTTCTTCATCCTCTTCCTGATCCCGGTGCAGTCCAATAGCAGCCAGCACCAGTCCCTGCTGAAGCTGCTGCTGAGCTTCGCCTCGGGGGGGCTGCTGGGAGATGCCTTTCTGCATCTTATTCCCCACGCACTGG AGCCGCACTCTCACCACCAGCCTGACGAAGAGGCTCATGGCTCTCATGGACACGGACACTCTCACG ATCACAGTCATGCCCACATGATGTCTGTCGGTCTGTGGGTGCTGGCGGGAATCATCGCTTTCCTTGTGGTCGAGAAGTTTGTGCGACATCTGAAGGGTCAGGACGGCCACGGCCACAGTCACG AATCCAAGCCGAACTCGGCCaaggagaaggaagagaagcaAGATGGGAAAGACGGAGTGAGACAGAGAAGCAAGGAGGCGAGCACCAAGAGCGGCAAGTCCGGCAAAGAGAAGCCTCGCACAG ACATGACCGTCTCTGGGTACCTGAACCTCGCTGCCGACTTCACACATAATTTCACGGACGGTCTGGCGATCGGAGCCTCTTTCTTGGTCAGCAGCAGCGTCGGAATcgtcaccaccatcaccatcctcctCCACGAGGTGCCGCACGAGATCGGAGACTTCGCTATTCTGGTGCAGAGCGGCTGCACGAAGAGGAAG GCCATGATGCTACAGCTCAGCACCGCTCTTGGCGCTCTCGCCGGCACGGCCTGCTCTCTCCTGGCGGAGGGAATCGGTGAAGCCGCCACCTTGTGGATCCTTCCATTCACCGCAGGTGGTTTCATCTACATTGCGACCGTCTCCGTCATCCCGGAGCTCCTGAAGGACTCTCGCCCCGTGCAGTCCGTCATGGAGACTTTTGGCCTGCTCCTGGGCGTTGCCATGATGGTTCTGATTGCACAGTTTGAGTAG
- the SLC39A7 gene encoding zinc transporter SLC39A7 isoform X3 has translation MAAHWLRRCAVLAALSVLISAAFAQDVHHGHSHGHQGHSHGHHGHSHDHHGHGHSHEDHHGHSHEDGHGHEDLHHGHGHDDLTEFKNRWTMGDAPSRGAAEERAKREALPPSPHDSREKMEPVTLWTYAICATLLISAAPFFILFLIPVQSNSSQHQSLLKLLLSFASGGLLGDAFLHLIPHALEPHSHHQPDEEAHGSHGHGHSHDHSHAHMMSVGLWVLAGIIAFLVVEKFVRHLKGQDGHGHSHESKPNSAKEKEEKQDGKDGVRQRSKEASTKSGKSGKEKPRTDMTVSGYLNLAADFTHNFTDGLAIGASFLVSSSVGIVTTITILLHEVPHEIGDFAILVQSGCTKRKAMMLQLSTALGALAGTACSLLAEGIGEAATLWILPFTAGGFIYIATVSVIPELLKDSRPVQSVMETFGLLLGVAMMVLIAQFE, from the exons ATGGCGGCTCATTGGCTGAGAAGATGCGCGGTCCTCGCCGCGCTCAGCGTCCTGATAAGTGCTGCGTTTGCTCAGGATGTGCATCATGGTCATAGCCACGGGCATCAGGGCCACAGTCATGGTCATCATGGCCACAGTCATG ACCACCATGGTCACGGCCACAGCCATGAAGACCACCACGGCCACAGCCATGAAGACGGCCACGGTCATGAAGATCTCCACCACGGTCATGGTCATGACGATCTTACAGAATTTAAGAACCGCTGGACCATGGGAGATGCCCCGTCTCGGGGAGCTGCAGAGGAACGTGCGAAGAGAGAAGCCCTACCGCCTTCCCCTCATGACTCCAGAGAGAAGATGGAGCCGGTGACGCTCTGGACCTAT GCGATATGTGCCACGCTGCTGATCTCCGCCGCTCCTTTCTTCATCCTCTTCCTGATCCCGGTGCAGTCCAATAGCAGCCAGCACCAGTCCCTGCTGAAGCTGCTGCTGAGCTTCGCCTCGGGGGGGCTGCTGGGAGATGCCTTTCTGCATCTTATTCCCCACGCACTGG AGCCGCACTCTCACCACCAGCCTGACGAAGAGGCTCATGGCTCTCATGGACACGGACACTCTCACG ATCACAGTCATGCCCACATGATGTCTGTCGGTCTGTGGGTGCTGGCGGGAATCATCGCTTTCCTTGTGGTCGAGAAGTTTGTGCGACATCTGAAGGGTCAGGACGGCCACGGCCACAGTCACG AATCCAAGCCGAACTCGGCCaaggagaaggaagagaagcaAGATGGGAAAGACGGAGTGAGACAGAGAAGCAAGGAGGCGAGCACCAAGAGCGGCAAGTCCGGCAAAGAGAAGCCTCGCACAG ACATGACCGTCTCTGGGTACCTGAACCTCGCTGCCGACTTCACACATAATTTCACGGACGGTCTGGCGATCGGAGCCTCTTTCTTGGTCAGCAGCAGCGTCGGAATcgtcaccaccatcaccatcctcctCCACGAGGTGCCGCACGAGATCGGAGACTTCGCTATTCTGGTGCAGAGCGGCTGCACGAAGAGGAAG GCCATGATGCTACAGCTCAGCACCGCTCTTGGCGCTCTCGCCGGCACGGCCTGCTCTCTCCTGGCGGAGGGAATCGGTGAAGCCGCCACCTTGTGGATCCTTCCATTCACCGCAGGTGGTTTCATCTACATTGCGACCGTCTCCGTCATCCCGGAGCTCCTGAAGGACTCTCGCCCCGTGCAGTCCGTCATGGAGACTTTTGGCCTGCTCCTGGGCGTTGCCATGATGGTTCTGATTGCACAGTTTGAGTAG
- the SLC39A7 gene encoding zinc transporter SLC39A7 isoform X1, protein MAAHWLRRCAVLAALSVLISAAFAQDVHHGHSHGHQGHSHGHHGHSHGHHGHSHEDHHGHGHSHEDHHGHSHEDHHGHGHSHEDHHGHSHEDGHGHEDLHHGHGHDDLTEFKNRWTMGDAPSRGAAEERAKREALPPSPHDSREKMEPVTLWTYAICATLLISAAPFFILFLIPVQSNSSQHQSLLKLLLSFASGGLLGDAFLHLIPHALEPHSHHQPDEEAHGSHGHGHSHDHSHAHMMSVGLWVLAGIIAFLVVEKFVRHLKGQDGHGHSHESKPNSAKEKEEKQDGKDGVRQRSKEASTKSGKSGKEKPRTDMTVSGYLNLAADFTHNFTDGLAIGASFLVSSSVGIVTTITILLHEVPHEIGDFAILVQSGCTKRKAMMLQLSTALGALAGTACSLLAEGIGEAATLWILPFTAGGFIYIATVSVIPELLKDSRPVQSVMETFGLLLGVAMMVLIAQFE, encoded by the exons ATGGCGGCTCATTGGCTGAGAAGATGCGCGGTCCTCGCCGCGCTCAGCGTCCTGATAAGTGCTGCGTTTGCTCAGGATGTGCATCATGGTCATAGCCACGGGCATCAGGGCCACAGTCATGGTCATCATGGCCACAGTCATGGTCATCACGGCCACAGCCATGAAGACCACCATGGTCACGGCCACAGCCATGAAGACCACCACGGCCACAGCCATGAAGACCACCATGGTCACGGCCACAGCCATGAAGACCACCACGGCCACAGCCATGAAGACGGCCACGGTCATGAAGATCTCCACCACGGTCATGGTCATGACGATCTTACAGAATTTAAGAACCGCTGGACCATGGGAGATGCCCCGTCTCGGGGAGCTGCAGAGGAACGTGCGAAGAGAGAAGCCCTACCGCCTTCCCCTCATGACTCCAGAGAGAAGATGGAGCCGGTGACGCTCTGGACCTAT GCGATATGTGCCACGCTGCTGATCTCCGCCGCTCCTTTCTTCATCCTCTTCCTGATCCCGGTGCAGTCCAATAGCAGCCAGCACCAGTCCCTGCTGAAGCTGCTGCTGAGCTTCGCCTCGGGGGGGCTGCTGGGAGATGCCTTTCTGCATCTTATTCCCCACGCACTGG AGCCGCACTCTCACCACCAGCCTGACGAAGAGGCTCATGGCTCTCATGGACACGGACACTCTCACG ATCACAGTCATGCCCACATGATGTCTGTCGGTCTGTGGGTGCTGGCGGGAATCATCGCTTTCCTTGTGGTCGAGAAGTTTGTGCGACATCTGAAGGGTCAGGACGGCCACGGCCACAGTCACG AATCCAAGCCGAACTCGGCCaaggagaaggaagagaagcaAGATGGGAAAGACGGAGTGAGACAGAGAAGCAAGGAGGCGAGCACCAAGAGCGGCAAGTCCGGCAAAGAGAAGCCTCGCACAG ACATGACCGTCTCTGGGTACCTGAACCTCGCTGCCGACTTCACACATAATTTCACGGACGGTCTGGCGATCGGAGCCTCTTTCTTGGTCAGCAGCAGCGTCGGAATcgtcaccaccatcaccatcctcctCCACGAGGTGCCGCACGAGATCGGAGACTTCGCTATTCTGGTGCAGAGCGGCTGCACGAAGAGGAAG GCCATGATGCTACAGCTCAGCACCGCTCTTGGCGCTCTCGCCGGCACGGCCTGCTCTCTCCTGGCGGAGGGAATCGGTGAAGCCGCCACCTTGTGGATCCTTCCATTCACCGCAGGTGGTTTCATCTACATTGCGACCGTCTCCGTCATCCCGGAGCTCCTGAAGGACTCTCGCCCCGTGCAGTCCGTCATGGAGACTTTTGGCCTGCTCCTGGGCGTTGCCATGATGGTTCTGATTGCACAGTTTGAGTAG